One Sphaeramia orbicularis chromosome 21, fSphaOr1.1, whole genome shotgun sequence DNA window includes the following coding sequences:
- the prkra gene encoding interferon-inducible double-stranded RNA-dependent protein kinase activator A homolog isoform X1: MSQEGFQSTAVKLSPDTRLNAQEMQKTSPGKTPIQILHEYGIKTGNLPVYVMDKAEGEAHQPSFVFSVTMGDVNCTGQGPSKKAAKHQAAEAALNILQIDTGAANVPVKMEANGVAAETNSHPNSVGTLQELALQRGWRLPEYTVLMEAGPPHKREFTVTCRLESLSENAVGNSKKAAKKAAAEKMVEKLQSLSGCSEITWTPKPSVRFENLRNSSGEKISLLRRNPLSIPNTDYIQMMLELSNEQGFEVTYFDIADELTVNGQYQCLAELSTSPVTVCHGTGISCSNAHNDAAHSALQYIKIMASTK, encoded by the exons ATGTCTCAGGAGGGATTTCAGTCCACAGCAGTGAAACTCTCCCCCGACACGAG GTTAAATGCACAAGAAATGCAGAAGACGAGCCCAGGGAAAACACCTATACAAATCCTGCATGAATATGGCATCAAAACCGGCAACCTTCCTGTGTACGTCATGGACAAGGCTGAAGGAGAGGCTCACCAGCCCAGCTTTGTCTTCAGCGTCACAATGGGGGACGTGAACTGCACAG GTCAAGGCCCCAGTAAAAAGGCAGCGAAACACCAGGCTGCTGAGGCCGCACTAAATATCCTGCAAATTGACACTGGCGCAGC GAATGTTCCTGTGAAGATGGAGGCTAACGGTGTCGCAGCAGAAACAAACAGCCATCCGAACTCAGTGGGGACGCTGCAG GAGCTGGCGCTGCAGAGAGGATGGCGTCTTCCTGAATACACAGTGCTGATGGAGGCCGGTCCTCCTCACAAGAGAGAATTCACAGTTACTTGTCGATTGGAGTCTCTGTCTGAGAACG cggtCGGAAATTCGAAGAAAGCTGCAAAAAAAGCAGCTGCAGAGAAAATGGTGGAAAAGCTTCAGAGTCTGTCAGGCTGTTCTGAAATCACATGG ACGCCTAAACCGAGCGTCAGATTTGAGAACTTGAGGAACTCATCAGGTGAGAAAATCTCTTTGCTGAGAAGAAACCCGCTGAGCATCCCTAACACAGACTACATCCAGATGATGCTGGAGCTGTCCAACGAGCAAGGCTTTGAAGTCACGTACTTTGATATCG CAGATGAGCTGACTGTGAACGGGCAGTACCAGTGTCTGGCAGAGCTGTCCACTTCCCCCGTCACCGTGTGCCATGGTACTGGCATCTCCTGCAGCAACGCACACAATGACGCAGCCCACAGCGCCCTCCAGTACATCAAGATCATGGCATCCACgaagtaa
- the prkra gene encoding interferon-inducible double-stranded RNA-dependent protein kinase activator A homolog isoform X2, giving the protein MSQEGFQSTAVKLSPDTRLNAQEMQKTSPGKTPIQILHEYGIKTGNLPVYVMDKAEGEAHQPSFVFSVTMGDVNCTGQGPSKKAAKHQAAEAALNILQIDTGAANVPVKMEANGVAAETNSHPNSVGTLQELALQRGWRLPEYTVLMEAGPPHKREFTVTCRLESLSENAVGNSKKAAKKAAAEKMVEKLQSLSGCSEITWTPKPSVRFENLRNSSGEKISLLRRNPLSIPNTDYIQMMLELSNEQGFEVTYFDIDELTVNGQYQCLAELSTSPVTVCHGTGISCSNAHNDAAHSALQYIKIMASTK; this is encoded by the exons ATGTCTCAGGAGGGATTTCAGTCCACAGCAGTGAAACTCTCCCCCGACACGAG GTTAAATGCACAAGAAATGCAGAAGACGAGCCCAGGGAAAACACCTATACAAATCCTGCATGAATATGGCATCAAAACCGGCAACCTTCCTGTGTACGTCATGGACAAGGCTGAAGGAGAGGCTCACCAGCCCAGCTTTGTCTTCAGCGTCACAATGGGGGACGTGAACTGCACAG GTCAAGGCCCCAGTAAAAAGGCAGCGAAACACCAGGCTGCTGAGGCCGCACTAAATATCCTGCAAATTGACACTGGCGCAGC GAATGTTCCTGTGAAGATGGAGGCTAACGGTGTCGCAGCAGAAACAAACAGCCATCCGAACTCAGTGGGGACGCTGCAG GAGCTGGCGCTGCAGAGAGGATGGCGTCTTCCTGAATACACAGTGCTGATGGAGGCCGGTCCTCCTCACAAGAGAGAATTCACAGTTACTTGTCGATTGGAGTCTCTGTCTGAGAACG cggtCGGAAATTCGAAGAAAGCTGCAAAAAAAGCAGCTGCAGAGAAAATGGTGGAAAAGCTTCAGAGTCTGTCAGGCTGTTCTGAAATCACATGG ACGCCTAAACCGAGCGTCAGATTTGAGAACTTGAGGAACTCATCAGGTGAGAAAATCTCTTTGCTGAGAAGAAACCCGCTGAGCATCCCTAACACAGACTACATCCAGATGATGCTGGAGCTGTCCAACGAGCAAGGCTTTGAAGTCACGTACTTTGATATCG ATGAGCTGACTGTGAACGGGCAGTACCAGTGTCTGGCAGAGCTGTCCACTTCCCCCGTCACCGTGTGCCATGGTACTGGCATCTCCTGCAGCAACGCACACAATGACGCAGCCCACAGCGCCCTCCAGTACATCAAGATCATGGCATCCACgaagtaa